Proteins from a single region of Burkholderiales bacterium:
- a CDS encoding carotenoid 1,2-hydratase: protein MRRRLLQAIALALSGAARGEVAYPDVPADVGLAFPRDHGSHPTFRTEWWYVTGWTTDERGVERGVQVTFFRSRPGVAETSASAFAPRQLLFAHAAIADATVGHLVHGQRAAREGFGVASAAEGRTDVRLDRWTLAGDGTSWRTRVGARAFTLDLGFRATQPPLPQGDRGRSRKGPRPEQASAYYSVPHLAVDGELSMRGEAHRVAGTAWLDHEWSSAYLAAEAAGWDWIGLNLDDGAALMAFRIRGRDDSLIWSGGTLRDDSGRTRTFAPDEVAFLPGRRWRSPRTGIAYPVAFEVRLPGRIIAIEPLMDDQELDARGSVGIVYWEGAVRASTGGRPLGRGYLELTGYGVPLRL, encoded by the coding sequence CTGCGCCGGCGCCTGCTGCAGGCGATCGCACTCGCCCTCAGCGGCGCAGCGCGCGGCGAGGTCGCGTACCCCGACGTGCCCGCCGACGTCGGGCTCGCCTTTCCGCGCGACCACGGCAGCCACCCCACATTTCGCACCGAGTGGTGGTACGTCACCGGCTGGACCACCGACGAGCGCGGGGTGGAGCGCGGCGTGCAGGTGACGTTCTTCCGCAGCCGCCCCGGCGTGGCCGAGACTTCGGCGAGCGCGTTCGCGCCGCGCCAGCTCCTGTTCGCCCACGCCGCGATCGCCGATGCGACGGTCGGACATCTCGTGCACGGCCAGCGCGCGGCGCGCGAGGGCTTCGGCGTCGCGAGCGCGGCCGAAGGCAGAACCGACGTCAGGCTCGACCGCTGGACGCTCGCCGGTGACGGAACGTCGTGGCGCACGCGCGTCGGCGCGCGTGCGTTCACCCTCGACCTCGGCTTCCGCGCGACCCAGCCGCCGCTCCCGCAGGGCGATCGCGGCCGCTCGCGCAAGGGGCCGCGACCGGAGCAGGCGAGCGCCTACTACAGCGTGCCGCACCTCGCCGTCGACGGCGAACTGTCGATGCGGGGAGAGGCGCATCGCGTCGCCGGCACCGCGTGGCTCGACCACGAGTGGTCGAGCGCGTACCTCGCCGCCGAAGCAGCCGGATGGGACTGGATCGGGTTGAATCTCGACGACGGTGCTGCGCTGATGGCGTTCCGGATACGCGGACGCGACGATTCGCTCATCTGGAGCGGCGGTACCCTGCGCGACGACTCCGGGCGCACGCGAACGTTCGCGCCCGACGAGGTCGCGTTCCTCCCCGGCCGCCGCTGGCGCTCGCCGCGCACCGGGATCGCGTATCCGGTGGCTTTCGAGGTGCGGCTGCCGGGACGCATCATCGCGATCGAACCGCTGATGGACGACCAGGAACTGGACGCCCGCGGCAGTGTCGGAATCGTCTACTGGGAAGGCGCGGTGCGCGCGTCGACCGGCGGTCGGCCGCTCGGACGCGGCTACCTCGAACTCACCGGATACGGCGTACCGCTGCGGCTGTGA
- the msrB gene encoding peptide-methionine (R)-S-oxide reductase MsrB: MTPQVEELRAGWRSLLAKDAKIASDATPITMSNDAWRKLLAPNAYVVLREAGTERPFSSPLDREKRRGVFVCAGCSLPVFSSAMKFDSGTGWPSFFTTIPGAFETSMDHGIPYPRIEYHCAKCGGHHGHVFDDGPRPTGQRWCNNGLSLRFIPA; this comes from the coding sequence ATGACGCCGCAGGTCGAGGAACTGCGCGCCGGCTGGCGTTCACTCCTCGCGAAGGACGCGAAGATCGCGAGCGACGCGACGCCGATCACGATGTCGAACGACGCGTGGCGGAAGCTCCTCGCCCCGAACGCCTACGTCGTGCTGCGCGAGGCCGGGACCGAGCGGCCGTTTTCGAGCCCGCTCGACCGCGAGAAGCGCCGCGGCGTCTTCGTCTGCGCCGGCTGCTCGCTTCCCGTGTTCAGCTCCGCGATGAAGTTCGACAGCGGCACCGGCTGGCCGTCGTTCTTCACCACGATTCCCGGCGCCTTCGAGACGTCGATGGACCACGGTATCCCCTATCCGCGCATCGAGTACCACTGCGCGAAGTGCGGCGGCCACCACGGCCACGTGTTCGACGACGGCCCGAGGCCGACCGGCCAGCGGTGGTGCAACAACGGGCTTTCGCTGCGGTTCATCCCGGCGT
- a CDS encoding ABC transporter permease, with the protein MPTRETVRAVMRGAFGANRGRTTVATLAIALGVALGFAIQTVNRTALAEFTSGMATLSGTADLMVRGPSDGFDETVYAAISGLDAIAIASPVVDVEARLPGRDDTLRVVGVDAFRAAAVTPAIVGRADDALDLLRGDRIFLSPAAQEWLDERIGGRIDIPTGNGVAAFTVAGTLPASGGQRIAGIDIAAAQDAFGRAGRLSRIDLRLVPGANVDAARAAIAAHLPPGVTVEHPGDGARLAERMTRAYRVNLDVLSLVALFTGSLLVFSTQTLSIARRRTQLALLRTLGLPRRMLVALLVAEGALVGAIGAGLGLVAGYALASAILRVFGADLGSGFFRGEAPSLAVSTGDALLVGALGIVAALAGAWLPAREAARASPAAAIRAGDGDTPFTRLGSPWPGAACLIASLFVVALPPVGGLPVFGYAAVALMLIGTLLLLPRIARALLARVPTPARPAGALALASLRAAPGQAIVSLAAIVAAVALAVSMAIMVASFRQSLSDWLERMLPADLYVRAGGTTGTDWLGPDDQRALAALPGVRRVEFLRATRILVRAGEAPVTLLARDLDGDSMAERLPLVTDAVAVTDPAAPAVWVSEAFADRYGASPGKRIELPIAGRLAPFTVAGVWRDYARQNGAVIVARDDYRRLAGDDRVGDAALWLTPGASAAAVRAAIDARFGSDRLAIDTPGGMRATSLAVFDRTFAVTYVLEAVAIAIGLVGLSASFGALALARRREFGVLRHLGMTRSQVGAMLGAEGLVVSAVGLAIGLALGAALSLVLIHVVNRQSFGWSMDLHVPWTELAAFAATLLAASAFTAHASARRATGGEPVLAVKDDW; encoded by the coding sequence ATGCCGACGCGCGAGACCGTGCGTGCGGTGATGCGCGGCGCGTTCGGCGCGAACCGCGGCCGCACGACCGTCGCGACGCTCGCGATCGCGCTCGGCGTCGCGCTGGGCTTCGCCATCCAGACGGTGAACCGCACGGCGCTCGCCGAGTTCACGTCGGGCATGGCGACGCTGTCGGGCACCGCCGACCTCATGGTGCGCGGACCGTCGGACGGCTTCGACGAGACGGTCTACGCTGCGATCTCCGGTCTCGACGCCATCGCCATCGCCTCGCCCGTGGTCGACGTCGAGGCGCGCCTGCCGGGCCGCGACGACACGCTTCGCGTCGTCGGCGTCGACGCGTTCCGTGCCGCTGCGGTCACGCCGGCGATCGTCGGCCGGGCGGATGACGCGCTCGACCTCCTGCGCGGCGACCGGATCTTCCTGTCGCCCGCGGCGCAGGAGTGGCTCGACGAGCGCATCGGAGGGCGCATCGACATTCCCACCGGCAACGGCGTCGCCGCGTTCACCGTAGCCGGTACGCTTCCCGCTTCCGGAGGGCAACGGATCGCCGGCATCGACATCGCCGCGGCACAGGACGCCTTCGGCCGGGCCGGCAGGCTGTCGCGCATCGACCTCCGGCTCGTGCCGGGCGCGAACGTCGATGCGGCCCGCGCGGCCATCGCCGCGCACCTGCCGCCGGGCGTGACCGTCGAGCATCCCGGCGACGGCGCCCGGCTCGCGGAACGCATGACGCGCGCCTACCGCGTGAACCTCGACGTGCTCTCGCTCGTCGCACTGTTCACCGGGAGCCTGCTCGTGTTCTCGACCCAGACGCTGTCGATCGCGCGCCGCCGGACCCAGCTCGCCCTCCTGCGCACGCTGGGCCTGCCGCGGCGCATGCTCGTGGCGCTGCTCGTCGCCGAGGGCGCGCTCGTCGGCGCGATCGGCGCCGGGCTCGGGCTCGTCGCAGGCTACGCGCTCGCGAGCGCGATCCTCCGCGTCTTCGGCGCCGACCTCGGCTCGGGTTTCTTCCGCGGCGAGGCGCCCTCGCTCGCGGTGTCGACCGGCGACGCATTGCTGGTCGGGGCGCTCGGCATCGTCGCCGCGCTCGCGGGAGCGTGGCTGCCTGCGCGCGAAGCCGCGCGTGCGTCACCCGCAGCGGCCATCCGTGCCGGCGACGGTGACACGCCGTTCACCCGGCTCGGCTCGCCCTGGCCCGGCGCGGCGTGCCTCATCGCTTCGCTGTTCGTCGTCGCGTTGCCACCGGTGGGCGGACTGCCCGTGTTCGGATACGCGGCGGTCGCGCTGATGCTCATCGGCACCCTGCTCCTGCTGCCGCGCATCGCCCGCGCCCTCCTCGCCCGCGTGCCGACGCCGGCGCGTCCCGCCGGCGCGCTGGCGCTCGCGAGCCTGCGCGCCGCGCCCGGGCAGGCGATCGTGAGCCTCGCGGCCATCGTCGCCGCCGTCGCGCTGGCCGTGTCGATGGCGATCATGGTGGCCTCGTTCCGGCAGTCGCTGTCCGATTGGCTCGAGCGGATGCTGCCCGCCGACCTCTACGTGCGCGCCGGCGGCACCACCGGAACCGACTGGCTCGGCCCGGACGACCAGCGCGCGCTCGCGGCGCTGCCGGGCGTCCGCCGGGTCGAGTTCCTGCGCGCGACGCGCATCCTCGTGCGCGCCGGCGAGGCTCCGGTGACGCTGCTCGCGCGCGACCTCGACGGCGATTCGATGGCCGAGCGCCTGCCGCTCGTCACCGATGCGGTGGCGGTCACGGATCCCGCGGCACCGGCCGTCTGGGTGAGCGAAGCCTTCGCCGATCGCTATGGCGCCTCACCCGGCAAGAGGATCGAACTGCCGATTGCGGGGCGCCTGGCGCCGTTCACCGTGGCCGGCGTCTGGCGCGACTACGCGCGGCAGAACGGCGCGGTGATCGTCGCGCGCGACGACTACCGCCGGCTCGCCGGCGACGATCGGGTCGGCGACGCCGCGCTGTGGCTCACCCCCGGCGCCTCCGCGGCGGCGGTCCGCGCCGCGATCGACGCGCGTTTCGGCAGCGACCGCCTCGCCATCGACACCCCCGGCGGCATGCGCGCGACATCGCTCGCGGTGTTCGACCGCACGTTCGCGGTGACCTACGTGCTCGAAGCGGTCGCGATCGCCATCGGACTCGTCGGATTGTCGGCGTCGTTCGGCGCGCTCGCGCTGGCGCGCCGGCGCGAGTTCGGCGTGTTGCGTCATCTCGGCATGACGCGAAGCCAGGTCGGCGCGATGCTGGGCGCGGAAGGGCTCGTCGTGAGCGCGGTGGGACTCGCGATCGGTCTCGCGCTCGGCGCGGCGTTGAGCCTCGTGCTGATCCACGTCGTCAACCGCCAGTCGTTCGGCTGGAGCATGGACCTCCACGTGCCGTGGACGGAACTCGCCGCGTTCGCGGCGACGCTCCTCGCGGCATCCGCGTTCACCGCGCACGCGAGCGCGAGGCGCGCGACCGGCGGCGAGCCCGTGCTCGCGGTGAAGGACGACTGGTGA